A single window of uncultured Pseudodesulfovibrio sp. DNA harbors:
- a CDS encoding efflux RND transporter periplasmic adaptor subunit gives MKKLIFILIAVLLTGGGVWYFNAGQSKGKIKVIRTSTVQRGDVSKVLEATGIVKAQVGAQVKIGAQATGVLDSVPVKVGDLVKKGDLIAEIDSRELRSRIAEARANLNLSQAKLEYMQKNLPRKRSLVKQKLEAQDSLDIAYQDAEMARHSVASSRAKLRTLEVQLSYTKIHSPIDGVVSQVAAQEGETIVSGLSVSNLITVLDPTKLEMWIYVDETDVGRVADGLPVRYTVDAFRNEVFKGTVDRIYPEPEVRDNIVYYRTLVKVSPEQSKWLRPEMTTQCKIIVETKKDVLTVPNTALKWVKNRQVCFRVDNPESEPVEVSPKLGLVGLKTSEVLDGLSEGDTVATQLVLPGAKVGKKGI, from the coding sequence ATGAAAAAGCTCATATTCATTCTCATTGCCGTCCTTTTGACCGGTGGGGGCGTCTGGTATTTCAACGCAGGTCAATCCAAAGGCAAGATCAAGGTCATCAGGACCTCCACCGTACAGCGAGGCGATGTCTCGAAGGTTCTCGAAGCCACCGGCATCGTCAAGGCGCAGGTGGGCGCACAGGTCAAGATTGGTGCCCAGGCCACTGGTGTACTCGATTCTGTTCCCGTTAAGGTAGGGGATCTTGTCAAAAAAGGTGACCTCATCGCCGAAATTGATTCCCGCGAATTGCGTTCCCGTATTGCCGAAGCCCGTGCCAATCTCAATTTGTCACAGGCCAAACTCGAATATATGCAGAAGAATTTGCCCAGAAAGCGTTCTTTGGTGAAGCAAAAGCTTGAAGCTCAGGATTCCCTGGATATCGCCTATCAAGATGCAGAGATGGCTCGGCACAGTGTGGCCTCTTCTCGTGCCAAGCTCAGGACTCTTGAAGTTCAACTTTCCTACACCAAGATTCATTCGCCTATCGACGGCGTTGTCAGTCAGGTGGCGGCACAGGAAGGTGAGACCATCGTATCCGGCCTGTCCGTGTCCAACTTGATTACTGTTCTTGATCCTACCAAATTGGAAATGTGGATTTATGTGGATGAAACAGACGTTGGGCGTGTGGCTGACGGTCTGCCTGTCCGTTACACGGTGGACGCGTTCCGCAATGAAGTTTTCAAAGGAACTGTGGATCGTATTTATCCTGAGCCGGAAGTGCGGGACAACATCGTGTACTATCGCACGCTCGTTAAGGTGTCCCCTGAGCAGTCGAAGTGGTTGCGCCCGGAAATGACCACTCAGTGTAAAATTATAGTGGAAACAAAAAAAGATGTTTTGACGGTTCCCAACACCGCGCTCAAGTGGGTTAAGAATCGTCAGGTCTGTTTCCGTGTGGATAATCCCGAATCCGAGCCGGTTGAAGTTTCTCCCAAGCTCGGTTTGGTCGGTTTGAAAACGAGTGAAGTGCTCGACGGGCTTTCCGAAGGCGATACCGTTGCCACCCAGCTTGTCCTGCCCGGTGCCAAGGTCGGCAAAAAGGGGATTTAA
- the hflK gene encoding FtsH protease activity modulator HflK — protein MNWDWEKLQKQQQGRPGGKPPNFDDFQDQLDKFKKFKLPSWKFIIPIFIVLWIASGFYIVEPDEVGVVKQFGQFNRITTAGPNYHIPFPVESVLTPKVTQIRRIEFGFRSVGTARSNNFQQGVSREVKEESLMLTGDENIVSVQFIVQYMIKDAEEYLFNVNDPEKTLAHASEAAMREIIGKGKIDDALTTGKQEIQAETRVLMQNILDTYQTGLSIVAVQMQNVHPPAEVVDAFKDVASAREDKSRFINEAEAYQRDILPNARGEAAHIVNAAQAYKEAKIRQSQGNAARFLSVLTEYNKAKDITRKRLYLETVESVLANPEVEKLIMSNEALKQSVPYLPLEKLPKKQAAPKAKQ, from the coding sequence ATGAATTGGGATTGGGAAAAATTACAAAAGCAGCAACAGGGGCGCCCTGGCGGAAAACCGCCGAACTTTGATGATTTCCAGGATCAGCTTGATAAATTCAAAAAATTCAAGTTGCCAAGCTGGAAATTCATCATACCAATTTTTATCGTTCTCTGGATCGCCAGCGGTTTCTATATCGTAGAACCCGATGAAGTGGGCGTGGTAAAACAGTTTGGACAATTTAACCGCATCACAACTGCGGGTCCGAATTACCACATTCCATTTCCTGTGGAAAGCGTACTGACGCCCAAGGTGACCCAGATCCGACGCATTGAATTTGGTTTCCGCTCCGTGGGCACGGCGCGCAGCAACAACTTCCAACAAGGAGTCAGCCGCGAGGTCAAGGAAGAATCCCTGATGCTCACTGGTGACGAGAACATCGTATCCGTACAGTTCATTGTTCAGTATATGATCAAGGACGCCGAGGAATATCTGTTCAACGTCAACGACCCCGAAAAAACTCTGGCTCACGCAAGCGAAGCCGCCATGCGTGAAATCATCGGTAAAGGCAAAATCGATGATGCCCTGACCACGGGTAAACAGGAAATCCAAGCTGAAACACGCGTATTGATGCAGAACATTCTGGACACGTACCAGACCGGCCTGTCCATCGTTGCCGTACAGATGCAGAACGTTCATCCGCCCGCAGAAGTCGTGGACGCTTTTAAAGATGTAGCCAGTGCTCGCGAGGACAAAAGCCGCTTCATCAACGAAGCCGAAGCTTACCAGCGCGATATTCTGCCTAATGCACGCGGTGAAGCCGCGCACATCGTCAATGCTGCCCAGGCTTACAAGGAAGCCAAAATTCGCCAGTCCCAAGGTAATGCCGCGAGATTCCTGTCGGTACTGACCGAATACAACAAGGCCAAGGATATCACCCGCAAGCGTTTATACCTTGAGACCGTGGAATCCGTCCTAGCCAACCCGGAAGTGGAAAAACTGATCATGTCCAACGAGGCACTCAAGCAATCCGTTCCCTACCTGCCCCTGGAGAAGCTGCCTAAAAAACAGGCCGCTCCCAAGGCAAAGCAATAA
- a CDS encoding diguanylate cyclase, translating to MQRNLDKSPSHLDTPKVLLVEDSKFFASIVSRRIKNELGFQVDWMETYAEATAAIDCCKDSYIVALLDLHLPDAPNGEIIQYATKQGIPGIIFTAGIDSNFRSNLLTWSVVDYILKDSESCVDNLIDVIRRIHKNSDIKVMVVDDSLPMRNAIIRLLETQRFQVLAAANGVEALEVLAENPDIKLMVTDYDMPEMDGFELIAKVRKKHSKNDLAIIGMSASGDPLLSAKLIKSGANDFVPKPFQVEEFHCRVGHSIEMLENIALIQDLSYKDPLTRLHNRRYFFENADQFVENARTQGQTISIAMLDIDFFKKVNDTYGHDGGDIVLKDISALIRSTFSENAITCRFGGEEFCVLLAHEAGTNALVPFEELRQSIENTVIQIDTQTTKITISTGVCSESETVEAMLKIADSRLYTAKETGRNRVIGKPPTSNVRD from the coding sequence ATGCAAAGGAATCTTGATAAATCACCTTCCCACTTGGATACTCCCAAAGTCCTATTGGTGGAAGACAGTAAGTTCTTCGCTTCTATTGTGAGCAGAAGAATTAAAAACGAACTCGGCTTTCAGGTGGACTGGATGGAAACCTATGCCGAAGCCACTGCCGCCATAGATTGTTGCAAAGATTCTTATATTGTAGCCCTTCTCGACCTCCATTTGCCTGATGCACCCAACGGTGAAATCATCCAGTACGCCACCAAGCAAGGCATACCCGGCATTATCTTTACAGCCGGAATAGACAGTAATTTTCGTTCCAATCTGCTCACCTGGAGTGTTGTGGATTATATCCTCAAGGATTCTGAGTCCTGCGTGGACAATCTGATCGACGTCATCCGCCGTATCCACAAAAACAGTGACATCAAGGTCATGGTTGTGGATGACTCCCTGCCCATGCGCAATGCCATAATCCGATTGCTCGAAACACAACGTTTTCAAGTGCTCGCGGCGGCCAATGGTGTCGAAGCATTGGAAGTTCTGGCCGAGAATCCAGACATAAAACTCATGGTAACGGATTACGACATGCCGGAAATGGATGGCTTTGAACTCATAGCGAAAGTACGAAAAAAACATTCCAAAAACGATCTAGCCATCATCGGCATGTCCGCCAGCGGCGATCCCCTGCTCTCTGCAAAACTTATCAAAAGCGGTGCGAATGACTTTGTTCCCAAACCTTTTCAGGTTGAAGAATTCCATTGCCGCGTTGGGCATTCCATTGAGATGCTCGAGAACATCGCCCTTATCCAAGATCTTTCCTACAAGGACCCACTCACTCGACTACACAATCGACGCTATTTCTTTGAAAATGCCGACCAATTCGTTGAAAATGCACGGACTCAGGGGCAGACGATATCAATAGCCATGCTCGACATCGATTTCTTCAAAAAAGTCAACGACACATACGGGCATGACGGCGGCGATATCGTACTGAAAGACATATCAGCATTGATCCGATCTACGTTCTCGGAAAATGCCATTACCTGCCGTTTTGGGGGAGAAGAATTCTGCGTCCTGTTAGCCCATGAAGCAGGGACAAATGCCCTTGTCCCATTTGAAGAACTCAGACAATCCATTGAGAACACAGTTATTCAGATAGACACACAGACTACTAAAATCACCATTTCCACAGGCGTCTGCTCCGAATCCGAAACCGTGGAAGCCATGCTCAAGATCGCAGACAGTCGTTTGTACACAGCCAAAGAAACCGGACGCAACCGAGTTATCGGCAAACCCCCGACTTCCAACGTACGCGATTAA
- a CDS encoding YkgJ family cysteine cluster protein — protein sequence MAIAKYLIGFFRRFRTFILRREVEVVGQCQMCGRCCRGILLRDAGRFLKTEKQFRALCQSDPLHECFRIVRKDEFGILVFDCSRLGDDNICTDYESRPPLCSNYPTKSLYYHGGQLRDDCGYSFKEVTFRDIFMRRKSWGESRFADVLHEQIEQEKDKRTL from the coding sequence ATGGCGATAGCGAAATATTTGATAGGTTTTTTTCGAAGGTTTAGAACATTTATTTTGAGGCGTGAGGTCGAAGTAGTGGGCCAGTGCCAAATGTGCGGCCGGTGTTGTCGGGGTATTTTGCTCAGAGACGCCGGACGGTTTTTGAAAACGGAAAAACAGTTTCGTGCACTCTGTCAGTCCGATCCGTTGCATGAGTGTTTTCGTATTGTCAGAAAAGATGAATTCGGTATCCTTGTCTTTGATTGCTCAAGGCTTGGCGACGACAATATTTGCACTGATTATGAATCTCGTCCTCCTTTATGTAGTAATTACCCGACCAAGTCGTTATATTACCACGGCGGTCAGTTGCGCGATGACTGTGGCTACTCTTTCAAGGAAGTGACGTTTCGTGATATTTTTATGCGGCGTAAGTCATGGGGAGAGTCTCGGTTTGCCGATGTGCTGCACGAACAGATAGAACAGGAAAAAGACAAGCGGACATTATGA
- the panB gene encoding 3-methyl-2-oxobutanoate hydroxymethyltransferase, translating into MSYTKKKTTTNKAAPVSAPVIQGMKGDSKICCMTAYDYSSGMIADAAGMDLVLVGDSLAMVVLGHEDTLSVTVDEMIHHIRATSRGVKHALVVGDMPFMSYCTVERALETGGRFIGEGHAKAVKLEGGANVCPQIKALTDAGIPVMAHVGLTPQHVAKFGGFKAQGKSADATRTLIEDAQAVEAAGAFCVVLEAIPVEAAELITAAVDIPTIGIGAGNVTDGQILVYHDTLGLFDRFTPKFVRRFAELGEESRTALARYCDDVRRGTFPGDKNTFYMPEDQLSQVRKIKIKSKHKKK; encoded by the coding sequence ATGAGCTATACCAAAAAGAAAACCACCACGAATAAGGCCGCTCCCGTCTCGGCCCCTGTCATTCAGGGCATGAAGGGCGACAGCAAAATATGCTGCATGACCGCTTATGACTATTCATCCGGCATGATCGCGGACGCTGCAGGCATGGACCTTGTGCTCGTCGGCGACTCTTTGGCCATGGTCGTCCTTGGGCATGAAGACACTCTGTCAGTGACCGTGGACGAAATGATTCATCATATCCGGGCCACCAGCCGTGGCGTAAAGCACGCTCTGGTTGTTGGGGACATGCCGTTCATGTCTTACTGCACCGTAGAACGAGCCCTTGAAACCGGTGGTCGATTCATTGGTGAAGGACATGCCAAAGCCGTAAAGCTCGAAGGTGGAGCAAACGTATGCCCACAAATCAAGGCGCTGACGGATGCAGGTATTCCAGTCATGGCCCATGTAGGGTTGACCCCGCAACACGTTGCCAAATTCGGTGGATTCAAGGCGCAAGGTAAATCGGCTGACGCCACCCGAACGCTCATTGAAGATGCACAGGCTGTGGAAGCTGCCGGAGCCTTCTGCGTGGTACTGGAAGCTATCCCTGTGGAAGCCGCCGAACTCATCACCGCAGCCGTTGATATCCCGACCATCGGTATCGGCGCAGGCAACGTCACTGACGGCCAGATTCTGGTATATCATGACACCCTCGGCCTCTTTGATCGGTTCACCCCTAAATTCGTTCGCCGTTTCGCAGAATTGGGTGAAGAATCACGCACCGCCCTTGCTCGCTACTGCGATGATGTCCGCCGAGGCACTTTCCCCGGTGACAAGAACACTTTCTACATGCCTGAAGACCAACTGTCTCAGGTGCGCAAGATCAAGATCAAAAGTAAGCACAAGAAGAAATAA
- a CDS encoding S24 family peptidase, which yields MPKKKRRCDEAQLKWFEEALERIKKATGARTQVQLAEVLDVRQSSISDAKRRCSIPADWFLKLYRSHGLDPDWLSEGVEPVYINADKAKVPADTLLREAPTPYGRMNSRGRVVPVSTMAGADKEAPEWEPKSIEELSVPESYCRPKLLVVKVDSASMEPVIARGGFVGIDRDQKEHPDGDLCAVYFPHQGLTIRRVFHQGDSFLLKADNEKYSDLTIPASEMNDRTVGRVIWVLQNLAPM from the coding sequence ATGCCGAAGAAGAAAAGGAGATGCGATGAGGCGCAGCTCAAATGGTTTGAAGAAGCGCTTGAAAGGATAAAAAAAGCCACTGGAGCTCGCACACAGGTGCAGCTGGCAGAAGTGCTTGACGTTCGTCAATCCAGCATCTCTGATGCCAAGCGCCGGTGTTCCATTCCGGCCGACTGGTTCCTCAAACTCTACCGCAGCCATGGGCTTGACCCGGACTGGTTGTCCGAAGGAGTAGAGCCTGTCTACATCAATGCAGACAAGGCCAAGGTCCCAGCTGACACCCTGCTTCGCGAAGCTCCAACGCCATATGGTCGCATGAACTCCAGAGGCCGCGTGGTTCCAGTATCCACCATGGCTGGTGCAGACAAGGAAGCCCCCGAGTGGGAACCGAAGTCCATCGAAGAATTATCCGTACCTGAGTCTTACTGTCGCCCCAAACTCCTGGTGGTCAAGGTTGACTCGGCCAGTATGGAACCAGTTATTGCGCGCGGTGGCTTTGTCGGCATTGACCGTGATCAAAAAGAACATCCTGACGGCGACCTGTGCGCGGTCTACTTCCCTCATCAGGGGTTGACCATCCGTCGCGTCTTCCATCAGGGAGATTCCTTCCTGCTCAAAGCAGATAATGAAAAATATTCCGATCTGACCATTCCGGCTTCCGAAATGAATGATCGCACTGTGGGCCGCGTCATATGGGTCCTTCAGAATCTCGCTCCCATGTAA
- the hflC gene encoding protease modulator HflC, which produces MKKTTLLFSILIIVGAFVVTSAAFTVDQTQSAIVIQLGRPVGDQALGPGLHFKLPVIQNVVFFDARILDFDARPEEITTTDKKYMNVDSYTKWRIVDPLTFYTKVRTIQGARARLDDIVRSQLRVALGRYTLIEVVSHKRQEIMTAVTKRSKELLLPYGIDVIDVRIKRTDLPAENARSIFGRMKAERERQAKQYRSEGREASARIKATADKERTIILADANKQAEIIRGKGEAQATKIYADALSQSPDFYEFTRSLEAYRKGFNKNSRFIMTPESPFLKYMQ; this is translated from the coding sequence ATGAAAAAAACTACTCTACTCTTTAGTATACTGATTATTGTCGGCGCATTCGTGGTCACGTCAGCTGCTTTCACAGTTGACCAGACCCAATCCGCCATTGTTATTCAACTCGGTCGCCCGGTTGGCGATCAAGCGCTCGGCCCTGGGCTGCACTTCAAGCTACCTGTCATCCAAAATGTGGTCTTCTTTGATGCCCGCATTCTGGACTTTGATGCCAGACCCGAAGAGATCACCACCACGGATAAGAAATACATGAACGTGGACTCTTACACCAAGTGGCGCATCGTCGACCCGTTGACCTTCTATACCAAGGTGCGCACCATTCAGGGCGCTCGGGCCAGATTGGACGACATCGTTCGTTCTCAGTTGCGCGTGGCTCTTGGTCGCTACACCCTCATTGAGGTCGTATCGCACAAGCGTCAAGAGATCATGACTGCCGTCACCAAACGGTCCAAGGAGCTGCTCCTGCCTTACGGCATTGACGTGATTGATGTACGCATTAAACGTACCGACCTTCCTGCGGAAAATGCCCGTTCCATCTTCGGAAGGATGAAGGCTGAACGGGAGCGTCAAGCCAAACAATACAGATCGGAAGGTCGAGAGGCATCTGCTAGAATCAAGGCCACTGCCGACAAGGAAAGAACCATCATTCTGGCTGACGCGAACAAGCAGGCTGAAATTATTCGAGGCAAGGGCGAAGCCCAGGCAACGAAGATTTACGCCGATGCTTTAAGCCAGTCTCCAGACTTTTATGAGTTCACCAGAAGCTTGGAAGCGTACCGAAAAGGATTTAATAAAAATTCTCGCTTTATAATGACACCGGAAAGTCCCTTCCTGAAGTACATGCAATAA